The Helianthus annuus cultivar XRQ/B chromosome 16, HanXRQr2.0-SUNRISE, whole genome shotgun sequence genome includes a window with the following:
- the LOC118488128 gene encoding probable aldo-keto reductase 4, with the protein MGELKKLVEEGKIKYVGLSEASASTIRRAHAVHPITAVQLEWSLQSRDVEEEIIPTCRELGIGIVAYSPLGRGFFSHGPNMLEKLEESDARKYLPRLQPENLEHNKIMYERINELATKKGCTTSQLALAWVLHQGNDVVPIPGTTKIQNFEHNIGALSVKLTPEDMAELESIASPDSIKGDRYGAGFKTYKDSETLLLSAWKA; encoded by the exons ATGGGGGAACTAAAGAAGCTAGTGGAAGAAGGTAAAATTAAATACGTTGGATTATCAGAGGCATCAGCATCCACCATTAGAAGAGCTCACGCCGTGCATCCAATTACTGCGGTACAACTGGAATGGTCCTTGCAGTCAAGAGATGTAGAAGAAGAAATTATTCCCACTTGCAG AGAACTTGGGATAGGGATTGTTGCATATAGTCCTCTAGGACGTGGTTTTTTCTCACATGGTCCAAATATGTTGGAGAAGTTGGAAGAAAGTGACGCCCGTAAG TACTTGCCAAGGTTGCAACCTGAAAATCTCGAACACAACAAGATCATGTATGAGAGGATTAATGAGCTAGCGACAAAGAAAGGTTGCACAACCTCTCAGCTAGCATTGGCATGGGTTCTCCACCAAGGAAATGATGTTGTGCCCATTCCAGGTACCACCAAGATTCAAAATTTTGAACACAACATTGGAGCTTTATCTGTTAAGCTAACACCAGAAGATATGGCTGAACTTGAGTCTATTGCATCACCTGATTCAATCAAGGGGGATCGATATGGTGCTGGTTTTAAAACATATAAGGACTCAGAGACTCTTCTATTATCGGCCTGGAAAGCTTAA